A genomic stretch from Desulfolutivibrio sulfodismutans DSM 3696 includes:
- a CDS encoding 4Fe-4S dicluster domain-containing protein, with amino-acid sequence MKRRAFLKTLGLAAAATASAAVPGMAAEKPVAQGTVLATLFDLSKCIGCGACVQACREANADRYPEPKKPYPTMYPGRVKVEDWSDKRDVDDRLTPYNWLFIQSASVDYQGKAQDIHMPRRCMHCIKPPCANLCPWGAASKAQNGSVRINTDICLGGAKCKTVCPWSVPQRQTGVGLYLDLLPSLAGNGVMYKCDRCYDRMAAGGLPACIEACPNEVQSIGPRQEIVEKAHALAKSIGGFIYGETENGGTGTIYVSPVPFELIQAASPPGPGRPTLAPVTDAMSFETSLAAAAVVAPLAAVAGAVLRVAKRNSDGKEHKHG; translated from the coding sequence GTGAAACGACGCGCCTTCTTGAAAACCCTCGGACTGGCCGCCGCAGCCACGGCCTCCGCCGCCGTGCCGGGGATGGCCGCTGAAAAACCGGTCGCCCAGGGGACGGTTTTGGCCACCCTGTTCGACCTCTCCAAGTGTATCGGCTGCGGGGCCTGCGTCCAGGCCTGCCGCGAGGCCAACGCCGACCGCTATCCCGAGCCGAAAAAACCCTACCCGACCATGTATCCGGGCCGGGTCAAGGTGGAGGACTGGTCGGACAAGCGCGACGTGGACGACCGCCTGACCCCGTACAACTGGCTATTCATCCAGTCGGCCAGCGTGGACTACCAGGGAAAGGCCCAGGACATCCACATGCCCAGGCGCTGCATGCACTGCATAAAGCCCCCCTGCGCCAACCTGTGTCCCTGGGGCGCGGCCAGCAAGGCCCAAAACGGCTCCGTGCGCATCAACACGGACATCTGCCTGGGCGGGGCCAAGTGCAAGACCGTCTGCCCCTGGTCGGTCCCCCAGCGCCAGACCGGGGTCGGGCTCTACCTGGACCTTCTGCCATCCCTGGCCGGGAACGGGGTCATGTACAAGTGCGACCGCTGCTACGACCGCATGGCCGCAGGCGGCCTTCCGGCCTGCATCGAGGCCTGCCCCAACGAGGTCCAGAGCATCGGGCCCCGGCAGGAGATCGTGGAAAAGGCCCACGCCCTGGCCAAATCCATAGGCGGCTTCATCTACGGTGAGACGGAAAACGGCGGAACCGGCACCATCTACGTCTCCCCCGTGCCCTTCGAGCTCATCCAGGCCGCCTCGCCCCCGGGCCCCGGCCGCCCCACCCTTGCCCCCGTGACCGACGCCATGTCCTTTGAGACGTCGCTGGCGGCCGCCGCCGTGGTGGCCCCCCTCGCGGCCGTGGCCGGGGCGGTGTTGCGCGTCGCCAAACGCAATTCGGACGGAAAGGAGCACAAACATGGCTAG
- a CDS encoding iron-sulfur cluster-binding protein, protein MASSPIAAWEKKAFAVTVFGLGLTGVAQMPIFSRYYIADIPGFAWLGNFVFTHMLHYALAAVFLYFAFRFAAIYVLAWRRDHPLTASGLVRAVLYAALIATGAVRMMKNLSGVYLGEWTVLVVDWTHLLFAMLLLGAVLWARGGGRRGYTAMSRL, encoded by the coding sequence ATGGCTAGTTCCCCCATCGCCGCCTGGGAAAAAAAGGCCTTCGCGGTGACGGTCTTCGGGCTGGGGCTGACCGGCGTGGCCCAGATGCCCATCTTCAGCCGCTACTATATCGCCGACATCCCGGGCTTCGCCTGGCTGGGCAATTTTGTGTTCACGCACATGCTGCATTACGCCCTGGCGGCCGTGTTCCTGTATTTCGCCTTCCGCTTCGCCGCCATCTATGTCCTGGCCTGGCGGCGCGACCATCCCCTGACCGCCTCGGGCCTCGTCCGGGCGGTGCTGTATGCGGCGCTGATCGCGACCGGCGCGGTGCGCATGATGAAAAACCTGTCCGGGGTCTACCTGGGGGAATGGACGGTGCTGGTGGTGGACTGGACCCACCTGCTCTTCGCCATGCTCCTTCTGGGCGCGGTGCTGTGGGCCAGGGGAGGCGGCAGGCGGGGCTATACGGCCATGTCGCGGCTGTAA
- a CDS encoding Y-family DNA polymerase — MPTFALVDCNAFYVSCERVFSPALADRPVVVLSNNDGCIVARSAEAKALGIGMGQPAYQCAELLKRHEVAVFSSNYALYGDMSARVMDTLARFAPAMEVYSIDEAFLDLTGLPEAVALARGMRDTVRRFTGIPVSVGLGPTKTLAKVANRLAKKDPALGGVLDLCGHADLERVLRGVDVEEVWGIGRRHGAWLRGLGVRSALDFSRLPRELVRRRMTVIGLQTLLELQGVSCLDLDAAPAPPRSVVASRSFGRPVTDAGEMREAVAFHAARAAERLRGKGCVAGNILVFVQTNRFVAGEPQYAVSDTAAFAVPTAATPEIIRLGQAVLGRIFRPGFRYKKTGVMLFGLEPAANCRGSLLENPRETARARALMCVVDGINARHGRDALTFAASGLARPWRMKQGRRSPRYTTVWDEIPVVRAD, encoded by the coding sequence ATGCCCACCTTCGCCCTGGTCGACTGCAACGCCTTCTACGTCTCCTGCGAGCGGGTCTTCAGCCCGGCCCTGGCCGACCGGCCGGTGGTGGTGCTTTCCAACAACGACGGCTGCATCGTGGCCCGTTCGGCCGAGGCCAAGGCCCTGGGCATCGGCATGGGCCAGCCCGCCTACCAATGCGCGGAGCTTTTGAAACGCCACGAGGTGGCGGTTTTTTCCTCCAACTACGCCCTCTACGGCGACATGTCCGCCCGGGTCATGGACACCCTGGCCCGGTTCGCCCCGGCCATGGAGGTCTATTCTATCGACGAGGCCTTCCTGGACCTGACCGGCCTGCCGGAGGCCGTGGCCCTGGCCCGGGGCATGCGGGACACGGTGCGGCGTTTTACGGGCATCCCGGTGTCCGTGGGGCTTGGTCCCACCAAGACCCTGGCCAAGGTCGCCAACCGGCTGGCCAAAAAAGACCCGGCCCTGGGCGGCGTTTTGGACCTGTGCGGCCATGCCGACCTGGAGCGGGTTCTTCGGGGCGTAGACGTGGAGGAGGTGTGGGGGATCGGGCGTCGCCATGGGGCCTGGCTGCGCGGCCTGGGGGTGCGTTCGGCCCTGGACTTTTCCCGGCTGCCCCGGGAGCTGGTGCGCCGCAGGATGACCGTGATCGGCCTGCAGACCCTGCTTGAGCTTCAGGGGGTGTCCTGCCTGGACCTGGACGCGGCCCCGGCCCCGCCCAGGTCCGTGGTGGCCTCGCGGTCCTTCGGCCGCCCGGTGACGGATGCCGGGGAGATGCGCGAGGCCGTGGCCTTCCATGCCGCCCGGGCCGCCGAGCGGCTGCGGGGCAAAGGGTGCGTGGCCGGGAATATCCTGGTCTTCGTGCAGACCAACCGGTTTGTCGCCGGGGAGCCCCAGTACGCCGTGTCCGACACGGCGGCCTTTGCCGTGCCCACGGCCGCCACCCCGGAGATCATCCGGCTGGGGCAGGCGGTCCTGGGCCGCATCTTCCGGCCGGGCTTCCGCTACAAGAAAACCGGGGTCATGCTTTTTGGCCTCGAACCGGCCGCAAACTGTCGCGGCAGCCTCCTGGAGAACCCCCGGGAGACGGCCCGCGCCCGGGCGCTCATGTGCGTCGTGGACGGCATCAACGCCCGGCATGGCCGCGACGCCCTGACCTTTGCGGCCAGCGGCCTCGCCCGGCCCTGGCGCATGAAGCAGGGCCGCCGGTCGCCGCGCTACACCACGGTCTGGGACGAGATCCCCGTGGTGCGCGCGGACTGA
- a CDS encoding LexA family protein: MTPTLSGLEILGFEKRSACALPLYLASVPAGFPSPAEDYIDKKLDLNEHLVKHPAATFFVRVHGHSMTDAGISPGDILVVDRAVAAASGNIVIAALDGELTVKRLKASQGRLLLVPENTDFAPTEVAPEQSFEIWGVVTYIIHKAVSRP, encoded by the coding sequence ATGACCCCCACTTTGTCCGGCCTTGAAATCCTGGGCTTTGAGAAGCGTTCGGCCTGCGCCCTGCCGCTGTATCTGGCCTCGGTTCCGGCCGGGTTTCCCTCGCCGGCCGAGGATTACATCGACAAGAAGCTCGACCTCAACGAGCACCTCGTCAAGCATCCGGCGGCCACCTTTTTCGTGCGCGTCCACGGCCATTCCATGACCGACGCGGGCATCTCCCCGGGCGACATCCTGGTGGTGGACCGGGCCGTTGCGGCCGCAAGCGGCAACATCGTCATCGCCGCCCTGGACGGCGAGCTCACGGTCAAACGCCTGAAGGCGTCCCAGGGCCGCCTGTTGCTCGTGCCGGAAAACACCGACTTCGCCCCCACGGAGGTCGCCCCGGAGCAGAGCTTCGAGATCTGGGGCGTGGTCACCTACATCATCCACAAGGCCGTGTCCCGTCCGTAA
- a CDS encoding polysaccharide biosynthesis/export family protein, with the protein MPTKYAAWAVVLIFSLLASGCGLPGSGPTRATIDKYPESDKNTTGISIVEVNASIARQLRDSLQKTMFSAVFSGNTLGNYSVGPGDILEVTVWESPPGTLFNNPGSELATAQTAMAPMRFPEQQVNSDGSISVPFAGYVPVRGLTLRQIEEEIYRRLQGKANDPQVLVRLAKNTTSTVTVVGEVTNSIIVPLTPKRERILDILATAGGVKQPVNKVMIQLTRAEKVHSIPLKAIISDNKENLVLEPGDILTALYQPNSFIALGATGKNAEVEFEATGLTLAQALARSGGVQDGRADAQGVFIFRLEPMDSLKWPTPPTIVTPENTVPVIYSVNLRDPATFFAAQSFPIKDKDVLYVSNAPATEIMKFLSIITSVTSPSLNTLGYIRSFTATGAWN; encoded by the coding sequence TTGCCTACAAAATACGCCGCATGGGCCGTGGTGCTGATCTTCTCTCTGCTGGCCTCCGGCTGCGGACTCCCCGGCTCCGGACCTACCCGGGCCACCATCGACAAGTACCCGGAATCCGACAAAAATACGACCGGCATCAGCATCGTCGAGGTCAACGCCTCGATTGCCCGCCAACTGCGGGACAGCCTGCAAAAAACCATGTTTTCCGCAGTGTTCTCCGGGAATACCCTGGGAAATTACAGCGTCGGCCCCGGCGATATCCTCGAAGTGACCGTGTGGGAAAGCCCGCCGGGAACGCTTTTCAACAACCCCGGATCTGAACTCGCGACCGCCCAGACGGCCATGGCCCCCATGCGCTTCCCGGAACAACAGGTCAACAGCGACGGGTCTATCTCCGTGCCCTTCGCCGGATATGTTCCCGTGCGCGGGCTGACCTTGCGGCAGATTGAAGAGGAAATTTACAGACGCCTGCAGGGCAAGGCCAACGACCCCCAGGTGCTGGTCCGTCTGGCCAAAAACACCACGTCCACGGTGACTGTCGTCGGCGAAGTGACCAACAGCATCATCGTGCCGCTGACTCCCAAACGCGAACGGATACTGGATATCCTGGCCACCGCCGGAGGCGTCAAGCAGCCGGTCAACAAGGTGATGATCCAGCTGACCCGCGCGGAGAAGGTCCACTCCATCCCCTTGAAGGCCATCATCTCCGACAACAAGGAAAATCTCGTATTGGAGCCCGGGGACATTCTCACGGCCCTTTACCAGCCCAACAGTTTTATCGCCCTGGGGGCCACGGGCAAAAACGCCGAGGTGGAATTCGAGGCCACGGGGCTCACCCTGGCCCAGGCCCTGGCCCGTTCCGGCGGCGTCCAGGACGGCCGCGCCGACGCCCAGGGGGTGTTCATATTCCGGCTCGAGCCTATGGACAGCCTCAAATGGCCCACGCCGCCGACCATTGTCACCCCGGAAAACACCGTCCCGGTCATTTACTCGGTCAACCTCCGGGATCCTGCGACGTTCTTCGCCGCCCAATCCTTCCCCATCAAAGACAAGGATGTGCTCTACGTCTCCAACGCGCCAGCGACCGAGATCATGAAATTCTTGAGCATCATTACGTCCGTCACCAGCCCGTCCCTGAACACTCTGGGCTATATCCGGTCCTTCACGGCAACCGGCGCCTGGAACTAG
- a CDS encoding WcbI family polysaccharide biosynthesis putative acetyltransferase: MKKIVLSQTCQGLVLKQLLLSSDAFKKDFECTFIPNYEIQDGKPGLAPPTALQEAIKTCNVLIYHDIAHYDFPTLLRQMPPGGVAIKIPYITSTIYWPTYEYQNPFWLCPRGTTALIPWPCTVLNELIVSLRDKKKILDAYLETDIPSCLDMDRSCTSQIAYLHSAEAGSIFNIAEFVETHFRDTQLFHLINHPARPVFLELANAIFTHLDMPLLKDFRSDPFATHQIPIHPSIMRHYNLSWCDETTEFQLMDKSFTFSEYVALYIDLYIEKFQYTRFPSLQDQKKKLPGLLKKLTAFFSRRRDTSVP, encoded by the coding sequence ATGAAAAAAATCGTTTTGTCCCAAACGTGCCAGGGCTTGGTGCTCAAGCAGCTGCTCCTGTCGTCCGATGCGTTCAAGAAGGATTTTGAGTGTACGTTCATTCCGAATTATGAAATCCAGGACGGCAAGCCGGGGCTGGCCCCCCCGACAGCCCTGCAGGAGGCGATCAAAACCTGCAACGTCCTCATCTATCACGACATTGCGCACTACGACTTTCCAACCCTCCTCCGCCAGATGCCGCCCGGCGGGGTGGCCATCAAAATTCCGTACATCACATCCACGATCTACTGGCCCACCTACGAATATCAAAATCCCTTCTGGCTGTGCCCCAGGGGGACCACGGCGCTCATCCCCTGGCCCTGCACAGTGCTCAACGAGCTCATCGTGTCCCTGCGGGACAAGAAAAAAATCCTGGACGCATATCTGGAGACGGATATCCCGTCCTGCCTCGACATGGACCGTTCCTGCACTTCACAAATCGCGTATTTGCACTCGGCCGAGGCCGGTTCCATTTTCAATATAGCCGAGTTCGTGGAAACACACTTCCGTGACACGCAGCTCTTCCACCTGATCAACCACCCGGCGCGGCCTGTCTTTCTTGAGTTGGCGAACGCCATTTTCACCCACCTCGACATGCCGCTTCTGAAAGACTTCCGCAGCGATCCCTTCGCCACGCATCAAATCCCCATCCATCCATCCATCATGCGGCATTACAACCTCTCCTGGTGCGATGAGACAACAGAATTCCAGCTTATGGACAAATCCTTCACCTTCAGCGAGTACGTCGCCCTTTATATCGATCTTTATATTGAAAAATTTCAGTACACCCGGTTCCCGTCCCTTCAGGACCAGAAAAAAAAACTCCCCGGGCTGCTGAAAAAGCTCACGGCTTTTTTCTCCCGGCGCCGCGACACGTCCGTCCCGTGA